In Paludibacter propionicigenes WB4, the genomic window GCAATATTTTTGAGTTGGTTTCTAATAGTTTGCTAATATTGTTCTATAGATTGCCCAGCGTATAAGATTATTTTGCGGGCTGACCTCGTTTTATCATTGTACTTAGCTATTATCGGAATTTTATACCTTGTTTTTTTGTAATTTTACGGCCTTATAACTCAATACCTGCCATGAAACCTCTGCCATACGGTAATTTTACAAGCACTGTTCTTTTCAGAAAGGAAAGCTGCCTGCTTCTGATTTGTTTCGGGTTGGTTGTCAAAGTGGCATTGTTCCCCGTACAGACAGGAGATTATACGCACTATCTTGCACCGTGGTTGCATTTTATTCAAACGCACGGCTATGCGGCGTCGCTGAAGTTTGACTTTTATAATTATACTCCGGCGTATATCTACCTGCTCATTGGCATTGCCAAGGTGGGAGTGTACCCTTTGTATGCCGTCAAAATAGTGTCGATACTGTTCGAATACCTGATGGCCTATTATATCGGAAAAACTGCTTACCTGAAATACCGGAACAACAACGTTCTGTGGATTTCGCTCGCCATCGTTCCACTGCTGCCTACCGTATTGCTCAACAGTAGTTATCTGGCTCAGTGCGATGCTGTTTATGCCGCTTTTGTGGTGGGAAGCATTTATTATGCACTCCGTGAGAAACAGTTTCTGTCTCTGCTCTTTTTGGGAATAGCCTTTTCCTTTAAGTTGCAGACCGCCCTATTGCTGCCGTTTTACTTTGTGATGCTGCTAAAGGGAAATATCCGCTGGTATTACTTCCTGCTCGTCCCTGTTGTGTTTGTGCTAAGCATACTGCCAGCGTGGTTGTACGGTCGGTCGTTTACCGGACTGCTGAGCATTTATCTGCAACAGGCCGGTGAGTTCAGATACCTTACGCTAAACTTTCCCAATATCTATATCTGGATAAGCAATGAGTATTATACGTCGGTGCGCGTGGCAGGTACGGTTAGCACGACTCTGTTTACGGTCGCGACGGGCTGGTGGCTGAGCCGAAAGAGCATTACGTTTACGTTCGAGAGTTGGGTGCGACTGGCTTTTCTGAGTGCCATGGTGGTGCCGTTTCTGCTTCCGGGCATGCACGAACGCTATATGTACACAGCCGATGTGTTGGGCGTATTGTATTATATGGTTATCCGTAAGAATATTCATTTGACTTTAGGCATTGTGCTGGTTTCTACCTACTCGTATATCCGCTGCTCCAGGTATCACGATATTTTGCCTGCTGAACCGGCCTTTTTTGTTTATTTACTGGTCATTATTTTCACTTCGGTGGATTTTGTGGTCGGTTTAAAAACCCAAAGCGCATGACAGCGGAGACTAAAAACAGCTTGTCTTTTCAGGTGCCGGTGCTGCTGATATATGCAGTGCTTGGCGTGCTGTGTCTGAACAATGGCTATTTCTGGGATACTATTCAACAGATTTCCAAGGAGGCTCACGGATATTATCAGAACGGATTCAGCACATTGTTACTGCCTGCTACCGATACGGGTGTCGACGGGATTGCTACGGGATATCATCCTCCGCTGATGGGTACGATCACCGCTGCGTTGTGGAAAATTTTCGGCTACCGGCTTTGGGTGTCGCACGCTTTTGTGATGTTGTGGGCTGTGGTTTTGGTCTGCAATGTGTGGAAGCTGCTCACTCGGTTCTTTTCCCACGCGATGGCCGGATGGGTGCTGTTTATCGTCATGCTGGAGCCTACGGTGCTTACGCAGTTTGCCATCGCTTCGCCCGATTTTATTTTGCTTACGGCATTCATCGTTGCGCTCAGGGGAATGCTGGAGCATAAACCCCGGCTACTTGCCCTGGGGCTGATAGTGTTGTGTGCTGTGAATATGCGGGGGATTTTTGCCGGAGCCGCCTTGTTGGCTGCACAGCTTTACTACTCCCGCCTGCAAGCACCCAAAGCCCTGAACCTGCGTTCGGTTTCCAATATTTTGCTGCCTTACCTTCCGGCGTTTGTGCTTACAGCAGCTTATTTCGGTTATTACTTTGCTGTTCGTGGGTGGTTTTTCACTCATGGGGCTGCCGATGGACATTACTCGCTTCCGTCGGGCGTAGGGGCTGTGGTGAAACATCTGGCTGAATACGGACTTCGCTCGGTAGAGAATGGGCGAATCGCTCTCTGGCTTATTGGAATATATGTTGCATTTCATTTGGCAAAGAAAATAAAAACGCTGTCGGCGGAACTCAAAACCGTGCTTTTACTTTTTGTGTTTCTGGCAGGATTGTATTTGCTGTTGGGATGCGTTACCCGTATGCCTTTCTCAGCCCGATATTTTATGCCGCAGTTTTTTCTGCTCACGGTACTGGTGCTGAAAGGGCTTACAGAAATTGTTGCAGGCAGAAAAATCATTGTGTATCTGATGGTGGTGCTTTGCTTCGAACTCACCGGGCATCTGTGGATTTATCCCCGAAAGATAGCAAAATCGTGGGACTGCACACTGGCGCATCTGCCTTACTACGGATTAAGAACCGAATGTTTTCAGTATATTGATAAGCAAGGATGGAATTATAAAGACATTTCGGGCGGCTTTTGTTTGTATGGTAACCGGCGGTTTACCGAGTTAGGCAATGCCGACAAGACGATTAGCGCTAACGCTAACAACCGATATTTTATTTACTCCAACATTTCGAATGTAGACGACTCGTTGCTCGATGAACTGGAGAACCCGATGCGCTGGACTCCTGTCAGGCAGTTTGAGAAAGGTGCGGTGGTGATAATAATCTACGAACAAAAGAATCATCAATAAAACCACCCTAAGCAATCAACACCATCTTGTAACCCGTAACTTGTAACTCGTAACTAAATATAATCATGTCACGTAAAAAATCCGAAGAATATTTTCATGTTCTTCCTGAAAATTTAAATTGCGCTCAAGCACTATTGAAAGGCTTTCAAAAAGAATTTACTATCAGCGATGCTGAAATAGAAGAATTCCGCGCTTGGGGTGGCGGACGCGCCGAGGGTGGAATTTGTGGAGCTCTGTTTGCTGCCGAACGATTACTGCGTCAGGCAGGCAAACCAAGCATCGAAAGTGAGTTTATAGCCGCTACAGGACATCGGAACTGCCCGGACATAAAAGAAAGTGCATTCCCGTGCCCTCATTGTGTGCGTATAGCCGATGAACTGGTAGAGAAAAAACTATAAAAGTCCCCTTTAGGGGATTAGGGGTCATTTCCTGTTGATCAGATTCATGAATTCTTCGCGGGTTTTAGCCTGCTCAAATACACCAGTAAAGTCCGAAGTGGTGGTGATAGAATGTTGTTTCTGCACTCCGCGCATTTGCATGCAAAGGTGTTGCGCTTCGATAATTACCATCACGCCCATGGGGTTCAATGTTTTCTGAATACAGGCTTTTATTTGCGTGGTCATGCGTTCCTGTACCTGCATGCGGCGGGCATATACCTCCACTATACGGGCTATTTTGCTCAATCCGGTAATTTGTTTGTTCGGAATATAGGCGATATGCGCTTTGCCGAAAAACGGTAGCATGTGATGCTCACACATGGAGTAGAAATCGATGTCCTTCACGATTACCATTTGGCGGTAGTTCTCGGTAAACATGGCCGAGCGGAGTATTTCTTCCGGATCCTGCTCGTAGCCCTGCATCAAAAACTGCATGGCTTTCGAAACACGTTCGGGGGTTTTCAGTAAACCTTCACGATTTACGTCTTCGCCCAGTAATTCTATAATTTGGTGGTAATGTTCGGCAATTTTAGCTGTTTTCTCTGCGTCAAAAGGAACCGGTTGGTTGAGATTGAAATCCATCATATTTTTATTTTGAGCTCGAAATTATAATTTGTTCCCGAACAATATATATTTCGCTTTTTAAATTGGGAAATGCTTCTTTGAGTTGAGCTCTAACCCGTTGTGCTTCCGCTTGTGTTCTGAAATCGCCCACTCTCACTTTCCAGAAAGGCGAAGTATAGTTTACATAAACAGCTTCGTCCGGAAATTGTTCTTTAATTTGTTTCTCTATCCGAAAAGCTTCGGTTTTGGCTGTACGCTGCACATTGCTCGAAAAAACCTGCACCCTGAAACCATTGGCCATCGTAGGGTCGCTGATATGCTTCTTGTTGGCAAGCAGTTGGTCTATTCGTTTATCCTGATGAATTTTTACGGTTGCACGAGTGGTGGAGTCGGTAGAAGTTAGTGCATCAACGATATTGTGTTTCTGTACTTCCTGGTTTTGTTGTGCTTGTAAGGCTCCTATTATCAGGACTAAAGCAGCAACAAACGCAAAACTTTTCATTTTCATTTTCTTGTTTTTTATTGGCTGCAAAGTTATATAAATGTTATGGTTTTTCAGACTATTTTCCCGAAAATTGTAATTTATATGTTTTGTAAAACACTAAGAATCAAATTTTCTTATAATTATTCATTCTTCATAATTTGTTTTTAATCGCTTAATGCTATCTTTGTTCTTGCATTTTTTAAAAGTGCCTTTATATTTTTTTTGTTTTATGACTAATTCCAACATTGCCATTATTGTAGCCGGAGGAAAAGGAGTGCGCATGGGAGCCGACATTCCCAAACAGTTTATTGAGGTGCAGGGCAAGCCTGTGCTGATGCATACGCTCGAAGCTTTTCGGCGTTACGATGCCTTGATGCCATTAATTCTGGTACTGCCTGCTGTTCAGTTTGGTTTTTGGGATGAGCTCTGCCGGAAGCACGCCTTCACGCTGTCGCATACGGTAGTAGCAGGTGGAGAAACCCGCTTTCAGTCGGTCAAAAACGGACTTCAAGCCATTGGAACTGCTGCCCGGGTGGCAATACACGACGGTGTCAGACCCTTGGTGAGCACCGAAACCATTGCACGCTGCTTTGACGAAGCTGCCAGACACGGCGCCGTTATTCCGGTGGTGGATTTGGTGGATAGTATCAGGCAGCTGACCGAAGGCGAAAGCCTGTCGGTGGATCGGACAGCCTACAAGTTGGTGCAGACACCGCAGGTGTTCAGCAGCGAGATAGTGCTGAAAGCTTATGAGCAGGACTTTTCTCCGCTTTTCACCGACGATGCATCGGTGGTGGAAGCCAACGGAGTGAAAATACATTTGGTGGAAGGCAACCGCGAAAACATCAAAATTACTACAGAATTTGATTTACGAATTGTAGAAACTCTTATGCAATGACAGCAAAGCATACCAACATTCAATGGCTGGACACCCTACGCACGCTTGCTATAGTGGGTGTGGTTATTATTCATGTGTCTTCGCCGCTGGTCAATATGACCTACGGTAAAAATTTGCACTTCTGGTGGATAGGTAATGTGGTGGACAGTGCCGTAAGGTTTGCCGTACCATTGTTTCTTATGCTCAGTGGTGCCACTCTGCTGGGGAAAGAATACAAACTGAGCGAGTTCTACAAAAGGAGATTCACCCGCGTTCTTATTCCATTTCTTTTCTGGATGGTGGCGTATTGGGTTTACCGCTGGCTGCTGCTCTATCCCAAAATACAGCCGCACGACCTTCAGGGCATTGTGCAATGGGCTACCAACCTGTTTTTACTGGAAGGCGTCTCGAAGCACTTTTGGTATATCTACATGATTTTGTTTCTCTACCTGTTTGTCCCGTTTCTGGGCAAAGCGCTGCAAAAGCTTAACCTGTCGGTAATATCCTGGGTGCTGTTGGTGTGGGTGGTGCTTACCTTTGCCTGTAAATCTATACCGTTGAACATGTACAGCTGGTCCGGCGACTACGGCAGTAAACTGTTGGGGTATGTTCTGTATTCGGGCTACATGGTGCTGGGTTATTACCTGCTGAAATTACCCGTTTGTACAGCCAAAACCCGATTTGCAGCGGCTTTAGTATTTCTGCTGACTGTGGCAGTGTCGGCATTTTTCACTTACCTTTTCAGCAAAAACAACCATAAACTGGATCTGACCATGTACAGTTACCTTGGCGTAAACACCATCATTCAGTCCATTGCCATATTTATGCTGGTAAAAGACCTGACATTTGAAAACAGGCATCTGTATCAGACTTTCGAAACTGTGAGCAAATACAGCTATGGTATTTACCTGGTTCATATTATCATTATCAGCATCATGTTCGACCACGGAATTTATTGGGGTATTGCCCATCCGCTTATTTCATTGCCTGTGATTACGCTTATGGTACTGGTATGCTCGTTTGCCATTATTTATGTGTTTCGCATACTGCCGGGCGGTAAACGGGTGACGGGTTAATGCAAACATAACAAACTATGGATCTCTCCTCACAAGACATAAAATTCCTGCCCGGTGTAGGACCGAAAAAAGCGGATTTGCTCAACAAAGAGCTTGGCATACGCAGTGCCGAGGATTTGTTGCGCCACTACCCTTACAAATATGTGGACAGGAGCAGGTTTTATTACCTCCACGAAATATCCGAAGACATGCCTTTTATTCAGGTAAAAGGGCAAATTATCCGTTTCGAAAAAGTAGGCGAAGGACCTACGCAACGGTTGACAGCCATTTTTACCGATGGGCGTGAAACCATAGAACTGGTTTGGTTTAAAGGCGTAAAATACGTTATTGATAAGTACAAAACAGGAGTTCAGTACGTTGTTTTCGGTAAACCATCGCCATTCAACGGACGGTTCAACATTGTTCATCCCGAGATAGAGTTGGTATCGCAGTTGCCACCACCCGAGCAAATGGGACTCCAACCATTTTACAATACATCGGAAAAAATGAAAAACAGTTTTCTGAATTCGAAGATGCTTCAGAAAATCATTTTCCCGGTTATTCAGTCTATCAAGCCCGGCATCCCCGATACACTTCCGGCGTATCTGCTTCAGAAATTTGCACTTATGAACCTCACCGAATCGCTGGTGAACGTTCATTTTCCCAAAAATGCCAATGCGCTCAACAAAGCCCGTCAGCGACTAAAGTTCGAGGAGCTTTTTTATATTCAGCTGAATATCCTGCAACAAACCAAGTGGCGCGACCAACATTTCAAAGGGTTTGTTTTCGGGCAAATAGGACATTATTTCAATACTTTCTTCAAAGATTTTCTTCCGTTCGAACTTACCGGCGCTCAAAAACGGGTGTTACGCGAAATTCGCATCGATGTTGCTTCGGGTCGTCAAATGAACCGCCTGCTGCAAGGCGATGTGGGAAGTGGAAAAACTCTCGTAGCGCTGATGGCTATGCTTATGGCTGTGGACAATGGCTTTCAGGCATGCATCATGGCTCCTACCGAAATTCTGGCTACGCAACATTTTGCCAGCCTGACAGAATTTTTAGGCGATATGGGCGTTAGTGTAGCATTGCTTACCGGCTCTACTCGCCCCAAAGCCCGCGTGGAGCTGCACGAGAAACTCCGCAGCGGCGAGTTGAACATTCTCATAGGAACACACGCACTGATTGAAGACACGGTGCAATTCAGCAACCTGGGCCTGGTGGTTATCGACGAGCAACATCGATTCGGCGTAGAGCAACGCGCCCGGCTTTGGCGGAAAAACGTTCAGCCGCCACACATACTGGTAATGACTGCTACACCTATTCCGCGGACATTGGCCATGACGCTTTATGGTGATTTAAGCGTTTCGGTGATTGATGAATTGCCACCCGGACGAAAACCGATTCAGACTTACCATTACTACGAAAATAAGCGGCAGGGTCTCAACCAGTTTATTGCCAAACAGGTAGAAGCCGGAAGGCAAATTTATATCGTGTATCCGCTCATTCAGGAATCGGAAAAAATTGATTTACAAAACCTGGAAACGGGTTATGAATATATGCGCGAAGTGTTTCCAACGTACACAATCAGCAAAGTGCATGGCAAATTGAAGCCCGCAGAAAAAGACCACGAGATGCAAAAATTCGTAACGGGTCAAACCCAGATAATGGTTGCCACCACGGTGATAGAAGTAGGGGTAAATGTACCCAATGCATCGGTGATGGTGATAGAAAGTGCACAACGATTTGGCCTGTCGCAGTTGCATCAGTTGAGGGGCAGAGTAGGGCGTGGAGCCGAGCAGTCTTTTTGTATTTTATTAACAGATTATAAGCTGGCTTCGGACACCCGCAAGCGCATGGAAATTATGGTTAGAACCAACGATGGTTTTGAAATTTCGGAGGCCGACCTGAAGCTTCGCGGACCCGGCGATTTGGAAGGAACGCAACAAAGCGGTTTGCCTTTCGACCTGAAAATAGCCAACTTGGCTCAGGATGGAAAAATGTTGGAGATAGCCCGAAACGCTGCCATGGAAATTCTGGAAGATGACCCGCAACTAATCAAAACTGAGAACAGGGTGTTGGCTACACAATTAAGAAAAATGAAAACGAATACCTTAAATTGGGGTTCAATTAGTTAAGAAAATAGAATTTCTTTTGTATGAACGAGCCATTTCTTTATTTTTGGACAACTTTAAATCACACAATTTATAATTACTTATTAAAATCAAATGGAAAAAACACTTGTAATAATTAAACCCGGAGCCATACAGCGTGGATTAGTGGGTGAAGTAATCAGACGTTTCGAACAAAAAGGATTACAACTTTGTGGATTAAAAATGCTGCAACTAACAGACGAAATTCTGGAAGAACATTACGCACACATTGTGGATAAACCCTTTTTCCCACGGGTTAAAGCAGCCATGAAGGCCACTCCGGTCATTGTTTGCTGCCTCAAAGGTATGGACGCAGTGCATGTGGTGCATCGTCTTGCCGGAGCTACCAACGGACGCGAAGCTGCCATGGGAACCATGCGTGGAGATTATAGCATGAGCGTTCAGTGGAACATTATACATACTTCCGATTCCATAAAAACTGCCGACCTGGAGTTAGCCCGTTTTTTTAAGGAAGGAGAAATTTTCGAATACAAACAATCATATTTGGAATACATATATTCCGAGGACG contains:
- a CDS encoding SPOR domain-containing protein; amino-acid sequence: MKMKSFAFVAALVLIIGALQAQQNQEVQKHNIVDALTSTDSTTRATVKIHQDKRIDQLLANKKHISDPTMANGFRVQVFSSNVQRTAKTEAFRIEKQIKEQFPDEAVYVNYTSPFWKVRVGDFRTQAEAQRVRAQLKEAFPNLKSEIYIVREQIIISSSK
- the ndk gene encoding nucleoside-diphosphate kinase; translation: MEKTLVIIKPGAIQRGLVGEVIRRFEQKGLQLCGLKMLQLTDEILEEHYAHIVDKPFFPRVKAAMKATPVIVCCLKGMDAVHVVHRLAGATNGREAAMGTMRGDYSMSVQWNIIHTSDSIKTADLELARFFKEGEIFEYKQSYLEYIYSEDEII
- the folE gene encoding GTP cyclohydrolase I FolE encodes the protein MDFNLNQPVPFDAEKTAKIAEHYHQIIELLGEDVNREGLLKTPERVSKAMQFLMQGYEQDPEEILRSAMFTENYRQMVIVKDIDFYSMCEHHMLPFFGKAHIAYIPNKQITGLSKIARIVEVYARRMQVQERMTTQIKACIQKTLNPMGVMVIIEAQHLCMQMRGVQKQHSITTTSDFTGVFEQAKTREEFMNLINRK
- the recG gene encoding ATP-dependent DNA helicase RecG yields the protein MDLSSQDIKFLPGVGPKKADLLNKELGIRSAEDLLRHYPYKYVDRSRFYYLHEISEDMPFIQVKGQIIRFEKVGEGPTQRLTAIFTDGRETIELVWFKGVKYVIDKYKTGVQYVVFGKPSPFNGRFNIVHPEIELVSQLPPPEQMGLQPFYNTSEKMKNSFLNSKMLQKIIFPVIQSIKPGIPDTLPAYLLQKFALMNLTESLVNVHFPKNANALNKARQRLKFEELFYIQLNILQQTKWRDQHFKGFVFGQIGHYFNTFFKDFLPFELTGAQKRVLREIRIDVASGRQMNRLLQGDVGSGKTLVALMAMLMAVDNGFQACIMAPTEILATQHFASLTEFLGDMGVSVALLTGSTRPKARVELHEKLRSGELNILIGTHALIEDTVQFSNLGLVVIDEQHRFGVEQRARLWRKNVQPPHILVMTATPIPRTLAMTLYGDLSVSVIDELPPGRKPIQTYHYYENKRQGLNQFIAKQVEAGRQIYIVYPLIQESEKIDLQNLETGYEYMREVFPTYTISKVHGKLKPAEKDHEMQKFVTGQTQIMVATTVIEVGVNVPNASVMVIESAQRFGLSQLHQLRGRVGRGAEQSFCILLTDYKLASDTRKRMEIMVRTNDGFEISEADLKLRGPGDLEGTQQSGLPFDLKIANLAQDGKMLEIARNAAMEILEDDPQLIKTENRVLATQLRKMKTNTLNWGSIS
- a CDS encoding 2-C-methyl-D-erythritol 4-phosphate cytidylyltransferase is translated as MTNSNIAIIVAGGKGVRMGADIPKQFIEVQGKPVLMHTLEAFRRYDALMPLILVLPAVQFGFWDELCRKHAFTLSHTVVAGGETRFQSVKNGLQAIGTAARVAIHDGVRPLVSTETIARCFDEAARHGAVIPVVDLVDSIRQLTEGESLSVDRTAYKLVQTPQVFSSEIVLKAYEQDFSPLFTDDASVVEANGVKIHLVEGNRENIKITTEFDLRIVETLMQ
- a CDS encoding acyltransferase; its protein translation is MTAKHTNIQWLDTLRTLAIVGVVIIHVSSPLVNMTYGKNLHFWWIGNVVDSAVRFAVPLFLMLSGATLLGKEYKLSEFYKRRFTRVLIPFLFWMVAYWVYRWLLLYPKIQPHDLQGIVQWATNLFLLEGVSKHFWYIYMILFLYLFVPFLGKALQKLNLSVISWVLLVWVVLTFACKSIPLNMYSWSGDYGSKLLGYVLYSGYMVLGYYLLKLPVCTAKTRFAAALVFLLTVAVSAFFTYLFSKNNHKLDLTMYSYLGVNTIIQSIAIFMLVKDLTFENRHLYQTFETVSKYSYGIYLVHIIIISIMFDHGIYWGIAHPLISLPVITLMVLVCSFAIIYVFRILPGGKRVTG